TTAACTATTACAACAACATGGGTACACAGACCGATGCCCAGTTAACTAGTGCCGAGAACTTCCTTATCTATCTTGCCAAGGAATACGGTGACAATCCCGAACTTACTGCGGACTGGCAATTACAGGGCTCAGATGCCTCCGTTCTGCCGCAGGTGGGGCTTTACCATAAAGATTATCCAGGTAAATACTTTGAGACCACGCAGCAGTATCTGGAATGGTATTCTACAAACGATGATACACACCATGTGTATGATCCATCAAAACCCACCATTGGTATGTGGCTCCATCGCAGTGATATCACCAACGGCCAAATGGGAGTGGTAGACGCACTGATCTCTGACCTGGAAGGCAAGGACTGCAACGTTATAGTAGGATTTGATACATTCGATGACATTGTCAAGTACTATTGTGATGAGAACAATCAGTCGCTGGTACAGTGTGTCATATCCTTGAAGAGTTTCAGGCTGAACTACTACGATAATGAGAAAGGAGAACGCGAACTGAGGCAACTCAATGTGCCTGTGTTAAGAGGTATTGTTGTGGACGTTCCGCAGACACCTGATCCGGCAGATGCCAACAGGGGTATACCGAATGCGCAGGTAGTGAGGATGACCCTTGGTCCGAACCTTGACGGCATCTTTGAGTATGTTGTCATAGGAAAGAACGTATATGATTCCACTAACGGTACAAGTGAAGCTGTTCCTATGGACATTCAGGTGGACTGGATAGGGAACAGGTCCATAAACTGGGCAAAGCTCAAGTTAATGAACAATTCCGAGAAGAAGGTTGCGGTGATCTATTACAACTATCCTTCAGGCAAGGACAATATAGGAGCCAGTTACCTTGATACAATTTCCAGCATGAGGCTCATGCTTCAGGAAATGCAGGATGCTGGTTTCAATGTTACTTCAGTGCCTGAGAACAACACAGAGCTGCTTGATGTGATCCAGGCCCAGGGTATAAATGCAGGGTGCTGGGCTCCGGGTGTGCTCAATGAAATGGTCGGGAACAGAACATCATGGGGACTGCAGCTTATACCCATGGAAACCTATCGCGAATGGTTTGAAGCAGAAATCCCACAGGATCTGCGAGATGAGGTAATAGAAGAATGGGGAGCACCCTGGCAGGAAGACTTACCTGAGGACAAGAATCTCATGATATGGGAGAACAATTCCGGCAAATATCTGGTGATACCTACCGTACAGTTTGGAAATGTGTGGCTCATGCCCCAGCCTGCCCGTGGTTTCATGCAGAGTGATGACACGTTGTATCACAGTACATTGGTCCCTCCACCTCATCAGTATATAGCCTTCTATCTATGGCTTAATGAGCAGTGGGATGCAGATGCCGTCATCCATCTCGGAACCCATGGCACGCATGAATGGCTGCCAGGGCAAGCATACGGTATGAACAGGACAGCCGAATGGTCCCCATTGCTATTGCAGGACATGCCAAATATCTATCCATACATCGTTGCCAATGTAGGAGAGGGCCTTACAGCGGAATACAGAGGCAATGCCCTGATCATCGATCACATGACACCAACTCTGGAACGCTCTGGCACATACGGACAACTGTCCAATCTATCACGTTACGTGCAGCAGTACTACGGACAGGAGATGTCCACCCAGACGAAAAAAGGGTATCAGATGATCATTGTCGATGAAATGGTAAAAGCAAATCTCACTACGGACCTGGAGCTTAATGCTTCTGAACTGTACGGATACAATGAAACGCTCTTTGATGTGTTCGTAAAGAACGTGCTGCATGAATATCTGGAAGAGATCGCAAGTGAGAACATACCTTATGGCATGCACATCCTTGGGGAAGTGCCAGCTTCGAACTCTACATCGCCCAACAGGGACGAACTATCATGCATGGTACGTTCCATGATGAAGGGAAATTTCGAGGATAATGTCACAGCTGCTTATTATCCTATAGCTGATTATCCATTGGGCATACCGTTGAATGATACAAAAGTGGACTGGTTGGTATGGGAAGTTGTGACCAATGGTACTTCCATATATGACGCAGAGGATATGGTATACGGTTATACCAATGAATCTGTTTTCATAGACCTGGAAAGGGGTCTGGAATATAAGCAGCGGCTCATTGACTCTGCTATAGAGATGGACAGGGTGATCGATGCTTTGAGTGCTGATTTCATACCTGCGGGGCCAGGTACCGATCCGGTGATGAACCCTAATGCTGTGCCTACAGGCAGGAACTTTTATGGAGTGAACCCCGAGCTTTACCCTTCTGAAGCCACGTGGAAGTTAGGAGTAATGCTTGCTCAGGAGTTGTTAGTGGACTACTATGAGGAACATGGTGAATATCCGACAAAGGTATCTTTCTCCCGGTTCGGTGTGGAATTCATTCGCGACCATGGTACGCTGGAAGCTGAAGCCATGTACCTGTTGGGTGTCAAACCTGTCTGGGACAGCAATGGTTATGTGGTTGGTGTGGAACTCATACCTGAAGAAGAATTGCTGCCCAACTACGACGCTTCCTTGCCGGGAAGACCTCGCATCGATATAGTCTACGCAACTGCAGGTATGCGGGATGCTTTCCCAAGCAAGATCAAAATGCTTGATGATGCAGTGAAACTTGCAAATATAGCTCCTTCCGTGAATTACCCTAACTATGTTAACGCCAGTACACAAGCCATATACCAGGATCTTTACGCAAGTCTTCAGGGGTCCTTTGAGACCGATGAAGAAACTGCTGCCATGGCTGAAACCCTCTCTACCATGAGATGTTTTGCAGTACAGGATGGGACTTATGATATCCTGGTCGGCGATGCCATCGATGCGAGCGGTGTCTGGGAAAGCGAGGATGAGATCGCGACCCTGTATCTTGAGAAAATGGGCTTTGCCTATGGAACTGAACTGTGGGGATACCAATGCCAGGAACTGCTTACATCCAACCTGAAGAACGTGGAAGCATCGGTACATTCGGATTCTTCCAATCTGTATGATACCCTGGACAACGATGATTTCTTCCAGTATTTCGGTGGCCTGAACCTTGCGACCAGGTATGTAAGGGAAGACCATCAGACGCCGGAGATGTATGTTTCGGATACGAGGGACCCCAATAATGCCCAGATGACAGGAATGAAGGAATACCTGAGCAAGAACCTGCGTTCCAGGTACTTCAATCCCAAATGGATAGAGGGTATGCAGGGATCAGGATATGCCGGTGGCAGGATGATGGCCGAGTTCGTGGACAATCTGTGGGGATGGGAAGTCACCGACCCTGAACTTGTGGACGATTCCGTATGGGATAATGTCTATAAGACCTATGCCAATGAGGGTATGGAAGAATGGTTCAATGCGGAGAACGCTGGTGCATACCAGTCCATTACTGGCAGGATGCTGGAAGCGGTCCGTAAAGGATACTGGGAACCTTCTGCTGAAGTTGTACAAAGTCTGACACAGGAATATATGGAATCCGTGGCGGAGAATGGAGCTACATGTTGTCATCACACCTGTGGCAATCCTCTGCTTGATGATTTTGTCCAAGGTGTTGTTTCTGTACCGGGTGTTGTCAGTGAGGAAGTTATCGATAAATATAATCAGCAACTCTACAAGGCAACTCTCCGTGATGATACTGAGGCAAATGATGCCACTTCTGCTGAAAAGAGTAAGGGTGGAAGTTCCACCGGTTCTGCACAGGTAAAACCTGGAGGTTCGAGCAACCAGACCACTCAAACAGATGGCGGTGTTGGAACAGATCTGGACAAAGTGCCTCAGGAGTCCATGAGATCAACTCAGGACCCGAACTATGTGGAAGGTTATGAGATGACAACAGAAACCGTGTCCCAGCCGGAAAGCAGCAGTCCTACCTTCTCGGGTTCGGATATAGTTGCTCTTATCCTCGTGGCTGGAGCCGTTGGAGCAGTCTTTATAGGATTCATGAGAAGGAGGAAGATGTGATAGCAGGAATGACCGATAATTATCTGGAAAATCCCCTTAAAGATGCAGATCAGTAGCAGATTTGTCAGTTTACAGAGCCTTGTACTAGGTACAAGGTTTTTATTTTTAACTGGCTTAAAGGAAGGATATTACTGACGCCATCTTCCGTTATTCATGTATCCATCTCCATTCTGTTAACTAAAAAGAGTAGCTTATAGGTTTTTAGCCCTGTTATATCCTGAACTTGGAAGTAGCTTTTTAATTTTTACTTTTTCAAATACAGTATATCATTCTATCAGCTGATGCATTATATTTCGAGTTACAGTTATCTATACTTTTAATGTAAATTAAATGCTTAAATGCGCTTAGTTGTTATCAAAAAAGCAAATAGATAAGTATATATCATACTTAGTATTTTCATAACTACTAACATACATTCATAACTTAATCTCACACGTTTACAAATACGATGCACGTATTATTGTGGTCCGGTGTTCCTTGAAAATCAATTTGGATTTACCGGATCACATAGTAAAGCAAAGACGGTGGTTATCTTGAGAACAACGATAGGAACTTTTGGAAAGCAAAAAATAGTTGCACTAATGTTAGCATTATTATGTGTCACTATCTTACTATTGCCAGCATCTATGGCTGCTCCATCTGCTGATGCAACAGAAGACTTAGAAACCAGTATGATCTTTGTCAGCAACACCACAAGTGATGCTGATGGTAATTTCATGTTCACGGATGTGCCGAATGGCAATTATGTGATCAAATCTGTTATTTACAGTTCTGCAATGGGAGGTATGTGGCTCACGAACATGACCGAAGTTACCATAGAGAACGGACAGGCAGTGGCCGATATTGATCTTTCCATGAGGAAGAACGATGCTATCGATCACGAAGAAATATTATCTGCACTTCGAACAACAACAGTATCAGGGAAAACGGTATCAAAAACAGGAGAAGCCAGGACAGATGTTGATGTTGTGCTTACCCTTGAAGATGGCAGTTTCTACGCCAATACAACCAGCGATCAATATGGGAACTTTGTTCTCACCGGCATACCCGATGGCAATTATGTACTCAAGTCAGTGGTTTACAGTACCGCAATGAGTGGCATGTGGCTTACCAATGTGACAAACATCGCAGTCCAGAGTGAGCAAGCGGTAAACGATCTCAGCTTGTCAATGAGGAAGAACGATGATGTTGATCATGAGACCATACTTGCTCTGCTGAACAGTATAAGCTCTCTGGAAAGAACGACCATCTCAGGTAAAACTATATCCAAGACCGGTGAAGCCAGGGCAGATGTGGATATTGTCCTTTTCAAGGAAGTTAATACAATAGTCAGTGAACCCGATAACGCTACTGATACAAGTGACTCCATCCTTAAAACAGAGCTTACTTTTTTCAGCAACACTACGAGTGATGTTGATGGCAATTTCATGTTCACGGATGTGCCGAATGGCAATTACACCCTCAAATCCGTTATCTACAGTTCTGCAATGGGTGGCATGTGGCTTACTAACGTGACCGAAGTTAGCGTAGAAGGTGGTCAGTCAGTTTCTGATCTTAATCTTTCCATGCGGAAGAATGACGACATTGACCATGAAGAAATATTATCTGCACTTCGAACAACAACAGTATCAGGAAAGACCGTTTCAAAAACAGGTGAGAACAGGACGGATGTTGATGTTGTGCTCACCCTCGAAGATGGCAGTTTCTACGCCAATACAACCAGTGATCAATATGGGAACTTTGTTCTCACCGGAATACCCGATGGCAATTATGTACTCAAATCAGTGGTTTACAGTACTGCTATGAGTGGCATGTGGCTCACCAATGTAACAAGCTTCTCAGTCCAGGATGGCCAAGCGATGACCGATCTCATCCTGCCTATGAGGAAGAACGATGATGTTGACCATGAGGCCATACTTGCTCTGCTGGACAGTATCAGCTCTCTGGAAAGAACGACCATCTCCGGTAAAACAATATCCAAGACCGGTGAAGGCAGGGCTGATGTGGCTGTGCTGCTCTTTAAAAAGACTTATACCACTTCAACCACTCAATTATCAAATGCACCACATCTGAACGTGGCTATAATTACAGGCTATTCAAGCCATGATGCACAACTTGCCAATTTTGTTTCACGGGTAAACAGTAACCCTGGCATGAACATCACAGCTAGTTACTGTCTTGCGGACAAGCTCAGTGGTGATGAGGATCTTAGCCAGATGGATATAATTTATGTCAATATGTTCACCCAGACGGCCTATAAGCTGCAGGGGACAGTTGATGCTGCCATTGCAAATGGGTGTGTTGTCATTGGTTACAATACATATCTCAATGAAAACATTCCCTTCATTCCATCACGTTTCAGTGATGAGGACACTTTTAAGTCATACCTGCAGGACTACTGGCTGAATGGCGCATCCAATGATGAGAATTTTGATAATCTCATTTTCTATCTGGCTTCTGAATACTATGGAAGGACAGATCTGGATGTCCAGGAACCTATAGGGCCACCTGAAGGTGCTATCTATCATCCCTCAATGACAGGTACATCTATGGACCTATTCACAAACAGTAGCAGTGCATACTTCCAGTGGTATGCCAACAGGACCGAAGGGCACAGCTTTGATGCAAATGCACCCACCGTAGGTATTGCATTTTATAAATCGTACTACCCTCTCGATATGGAACCATTGGACAAGCTTATCAAAGGATTTGAGGCAAGAGGGGTCAATGTAGTAGCATGTTATGGTTCTTCAACTGCCCCAATGGATGATTTCCTTAACCACAGTACTGACACTAAGGTAGATGTGGTCATATCGTTCCTTTACCGTGGCAACTATTTTGACATCGACAGACTGAACGTGCCTGTAATCAATGGTGTGCTGAACGGTTACATGAGCCTCGAAGAATGGAAGGAAACAACCACCCCGATCCCGGTGCAATATATGCTTAGGCTTTATGGTCCTGAGACAATGGGACTCATTGATCCGATTATGATAGCTGCAGAGGAAAATGATACATTGGCTGGTACGGAAATTTATGCCTCTGAGCCCTCCCAGGTGGAGTGGCTGACAAACCGCACTTTGGCCCAGGCCGGGCTTGGAGAAAAAGATGACGCAGAAAAGAAGGTCGCAATCATCTATTACAACCACGGAGCTGGAAAAGACAACATAGGTGCATCCTATCTTGAGGTTGTACCCAGTATACGCAATCTGCTGGAGGCTATGGCAGATGCAGGTTATAATGTTGATATAAGCAAGATGCCCAATGAAACTGCATTGGTAGACCTGATAGTACATCAGGGTACTAATGTGGGTGGCTGGGCTCCCGGAGAACTTGAAAGACTTGTAGAGAACGGTAGCGTTGAGCTTATTCCTCAGGCTACTTATGAAGCATGGTTCGATGCCTTACCTGAAGACAGAAGAGAAGAGGTAATATCCATGTGGGGAGAAGCACCGGGAGATTTAATGGTCTACACAGCTGACAATGGTAAAAAGTACATTGTGATCCCGAAGATAGAGGTCAGTGATAATGTTATCCTTGCACCTCAACCCACAAGGGGATGGCTGGAGAATAATGATGTGCTCTATCATGATTCGGAGTTGCCCCCACATCACCAGTACATAGCTTTCTATCTGTGGCTTCAGCATGAATATGGAGCGGATGTCATGGTCAATATGGGACGTCATGGGACTGTTGAGTGGCTTCCCGGAAAGGATTTCTGTCTCCTTAGCGAGGAGTGGCCTGCAATTATGACAGGGGACATACCTGTGATATACCCATATGTAATGGATGGTATGGGGGAAGGTATGCAAGCCAAGCGCAGAGGCAATGCAGTAATCATCGACCACCTTATACCACCTGTGATATCTGCCGGACTTTATGGGAATTACAGTGTACTCAGCAGTGAAATAACCACTTATCAGACATCTACTACGGAGTCTGAATCACTTAAACAGTCTCATTTGCAGGAGATCATCGACCTGGTGGTTGATCTGGGAATTGATGAACAAGTAAATATGAACCTCTCACAGGACAACGAAACGATTGATGCGTTCCTGGAAGAAGTTGATGATGTTCTTTCTGATCTCAAAGGCCAGTCTATGCCTTACGGTCTGCACATACTCGGGGAAGCCCCTCAAGGGGACAAGCTTGTGGGAATGGTCAACTCCATGCTAGGTGATGATTTTTCCACGCAGGTATCAGTTTACAATAATTCAGAAAACGCATCAACTGACCTGCTTTCAAAAGTCCTGCTTGAGAACATGAGTTCCAGTGAAGCTCAGATGCAAGTGCTGGGAACAACTTCCGCAGACATGGATGTGCAGCTGAATACTGCTCTTAATTACACAGAGCTCCTCATAGAATCTGAAAACGAGATCAGGCAGATCCTCCGTGCAATGGATGGGGAATACATAGCAGCAAATATCGGAGGAGATCCGGTACTTCGTCCTGAAACACTTCCTTCAGGCAGGAACTTCTATGCATTCGATGAACAGCTCCTCCCAACAAAACAGGCATGGGAAGAAGGCAAGGTCCTTGTTGATCAGTGGCTTGCAGAATACTACGCAGAGAATGGTGAATATCCAACTAAGGTAGGATACATTCTATGGGCAGGAGAGTCAACACGTCACGAAGGTATAATGGAATCCCAGATCTTCTATCTCCTCGGAGTTGAACCTGTATGGGATGATGGTAATGAAGTAACGGGTATTCAACTGATCAATTCATCAGAACTTGGAAGACCGCGCATAGATGTGATAGTTCAGATCTCAGGACTCTACAGAGATACTTTCCCCATGAAAGTAGAACTCATTGACCAGGCTGTCAGGCTTGCCTACGAGCAGGATGAACAGGACAACTATGTACGTATGAATACGGATGCTTTGCAGGCGGTATTTGATCAGAATATTCAGGATGTAAACCTCTCTCGGGACATTGCGTTGTTCAGGATATTCGGTCCTGCTGACGGGGCCTATGGTACAGGGATGGCTAATGCAGCATCTGCAAGCGATACATGGAGCAACAGCACAGAACTTGCAGAATTATATATCGACAGGATGAGCTATGTTTACGGAGAAAATATCTGGGGACAGACCATAGCTGATTATATCGAGCAGCAAACTGGCCAGGCCATAGACGTAGACAGTTCTCTGGTATTCGAAAGCAACCTTGATGGCACACAAGCCATCTTCCATAGCAGGAGTTCAAGCACGTATGGTTCGATGGATACCGATGATTTCTATCAGTATATGGGTGGTCTCTACAATGCTATCAAATACATATCTGGTATCGCTCCTGATACATATGTAGTGGATCTCCAGGATCTTGACGACCTGCAAATAGAAACTCTCCAAAACTACATTGCAAATGAACTGTATGCGAGATACTTCAATCCTGCCTGGATAACCGGAATGCAGGAGCATGGTTTTGAAGGTGCTAAAGAGATGGAGAGTTTCATGGAGAATCTCTGGGGATGGGAAGCAATGGGCTCCGAGTTCATAAGCGATGATGTCTGGGACAAAGTCTATGGGACATACATGGCTGATGCTGAACTGAGTGAATGGATACAGAACAACAATGCATATGCATATCAGGCTATGAATGCCAGGATGATAGAAACTATCAGGAAAGGTAATTGGGAACCATCGGAAGAGGTTCTGAATAGCCTGGTGAAAGAATATGCTGAGTCTGTGGTAGCTGATGGGGTAACGTGTTGTCACCACACATGCGGTAACCCCCTGCTGGATGAATTCGTACAGGGTGTGATGTCTGTTCCAGGTGTTGTGGATGAGCAAACCGCTGCCACCTACAAGAATATCATGGATAAAGCAACAAGCGAGCCTGTGAAGCAAAGCACCTCCAGCCACAGCAGCAGCAGTGGTTCCAGCGGTCCTAAACTGGAGATTACCAACCAGGCTACGGATCCTACATCTAACCAGACCATGGAGTCACAGATAGGTGCAGGTGAAGATCTTAGTGTGCAAGCTCCGAGGTCAACCCCTGAGAACTATGTGGAAGGCTATGAGATGACCAAGGAAACTGTATCTCAACCAGAGAGCAGCAGCAATAAATTCTCTGGTTCGGACGTAGTAGCCTTCTTACTGGTGGCAGGAGCAGTTGGTGCAGTCTTTATAGGATTCATGAGAAAGAGGAGGATGTGAAGTAGGCATTTTGTTCCTTAATGCCTTTTTGATGAAGTAAAGAATGGATTTGAGATAGACCGAAAGGCAGAGCACTCATTGAATCGATACGATAATTCAGGAGTGTTCTGCTGTCATCGGTTAA
This DNA window, taken from Methanomethylovorans hollandica DSM 15978, encodes the following:
- a CDS encoding cobaltochelatase subunit CobN, encoding MKWRELLLMISILAMLFSIQIAAADENKVNVMYISWTPSAALEAASQSMVYSSDVVYTYVPSFNTTTWTGPSDELLAAASSGLLMEQDVIFTDMLSSAVFDPMNTSFRAAKDNGTSFVDIRSLGTPEYFDYISDGSSTEPIDTYYNNMGIGTETEMQNAEDLLTYLCKNYGNKPQITDNWGGKIRIVYIGWQPSAALEDAASTTRFNDSIEFIYIPSFNTTTWAGPSDELLQAASSGLLLQQDVIFTDMLSSAVFDPLNATFNAAHDAGISLVDIRSMGTPGYFDYVSDGSSTQLIDTYYNNMGTATEDEKLNAENLVLYLAKEYGDHPEITDKWDTIKIMYLCYAANPALENASLTNPYSQNIEYTYIPSFNVTTWADPSDELLRAASSGLLQEQDVIFCDMLSSSIYGPLNQSFWEAHTVGTVFVDVRSIDTPAYFDHVYTGDENVTLLNYYNNMGTQTDAQLTSAENFLIYLAKEYGDNPELTADWQLQGSDASVLPQVGLYHKDYPGKYFETTQQYLEWYSTNDDTHHVYDPSKPTIGMWLHRSDITNGQMGVVDALISDLEGKDCNVIVGFDTFDDIVKYYCDENNQSLVQCVISLKSFRLNYYDNEKGERELRQLNVPVLRGIVVDVPQTPDPADANRGIPNAQVVRMTLGPNLDGIFEYVVIGKNVYDSTNGTSEAVPMDIQVDWIGNRSINWAKLKLMNNSEKKVAVIYYNYPSGKDNIGASYLDTISSMRLMLQEMQDAGFNVTSVPENNTELLDVIQAQGINAGCWAPGVLNEMVGNRTSWGLQLIPMETYREWFEAEIPQDLRDEVIEEWGAPWQEDLPEDKNLMIWENNSGKYLVIPTVQFGNVWLMPQPARGFMQSDDTLYHSTLVPPPHQYIAFYLWLNEQWDADAVIHLGTHGTHEWLPGQAYGMNRTAEWSPLLLQDMPNIYPYIVANVGEGLTAEYRGNALIIDHMTPTLERSGTYGQLSNLSRYVQQYYGQEMSTQTKKGYQMIIVDEMVKANLTTDLELNASELYGYNETLFDVFVKNVLHEYLEEIASENIPYGMHILGEVPASNSTSPNRDELSCMVRSMMKGNFEDNVTAAYYPIADYPLGIPLNDTKVDWLVWEVVTNGTSIYDAEDMVYGYTNESVFIDLERGLEYKQRLIDSAIEMDRVIDALSADFIPAGPGTDPVMNPNAVPTGRNFYGVNPELYPSEATWKLGVMLAQELLVDYYEEHGEYPTKVSFSRFGVEFIRDHGTLEAEAMYLLGVKPVWDSNGYVVGVELIPEEELLPNYDASLPGRPRIDIVYATAGMRDAFPSKIKMLDDAVKLANIAPSVNYPNYVNASTQAIYQDLYASLQGSFETDEETAAMAETLSTMRCFAVQDGTYDILVGDAIDASGVWESEDEIATLYLEKMGFAYGTELWGYQCQELLTSNLKNVEASVHSDSSNLYDTLDNDDFFQYFGGLNLATRYVREDHQTPEMYVSDTRDPNNAQMTGMKEYLSKNLRSRYFNPKWIEGMQGSGYAGGRMMAEFVDNLWGWEVTDPELVDDSVWDNVYKTYANEGMEEWFNAENAGAYQSITGRMLEAVRKGYWEPSAEVVQSLTQEYMESVAENGATCCHHTCGNPLLDDFVQGVVSVPGVVSEEVIDKYNQQLYKATLRDDTEANDATSAEKSKGGSSTGSAQVKPGGSSNQTTQTDGGVGTDLDKVPQESMRSTQDPNYVEGYEMTTETVSQPESSSPTFSGSDIVALILVAGAVGAVFIGFMRRRKM
- the cobN gene encoding cobaltochelatase subunit CobN; this encodes MVILRTTIGTFGKQKIVALMLALLCVTILLLPASMAAPSADATEDLETSMIFVSNTTSDADGNFMFTDVPNGNYVIKSVIYSSAMGGMWLTNMTEVTIENGQAVADIDLSMRKNDAIDHEEILSALRTTTVSGKTVSKTGEARTDVDVVLTLEDGSFYANTTSDQYGNFVLTGIPDGNYVLKSVVYSTAMSGMWLTNVTNIAVQSEQAVNDLSLSMRKNDDVDHETILALLNSISSLERTTISGKTISKTGEARADVDIVLFKEVNTIVSEPDNATDTSDSILKTELTFFSNTTSDVDGNFMFTDVPNGNYTLKSVIYSSAMGGMWLTNVTEVSVEGGQSVSDLNLSMRKNDDIDHEEILSALRTTTVSGKTVSKTGENRTDVDVVLTLEDGSFYANTTSDQYGNFVLTGIPDGNYVLKSVVYSTAMSGMWLTNVTSFSVQDGQAMTDLILPMRKNDDVDHEAILALLDSISSLERTTISGKTISKTGEGRADVAVLLFKKTYTTSTTQLSNAPHLNVAIITGYSSHDAQLANFVSRVNSNPGMNITASYCLADKLSGDEDLSQMDIIYVNMFTQTAYKLQGTVDAAIANGCVVIGYNTYLNENIPFIPSRFSDEDTFKSYLQDYWLNGASNDENFDNLIFYLASEYYGRTDLDVQEPIGPPEGAIYHPSMTGTSMDLFTNSSSAYFQWYANRTEGHSFDANAPTVGIAFYKSYYPLDMEPLDKLIKGFEARGVNVVACYGSSTAPMDDFLNHSTDTKVDVVISFLYRGNYFDIDRLNVPVINGVLNGYMSLEEWKETTTPIPVQYMLRLYGPETMGLIDPIMIAAEENDTLAGTEIYASEPSQVEWLTNRTLAQAGLGEKDDAEKKVAIIYYNHGAGKDNIGASYLEVVPSIRNLLEAMADAGYNVDISKMPNETALVDLIVHQGTNVGGWAPGELERLVENGSVELIPQATYEAWFDALPEDRREEVISMWGEAPGDLMVYTADNGKKYIVIPKIEVSDNVILAPQPTRGWLENNDVLYHDSELPPHHQYIAFYLWLQHEYGADVMVNMGRHGTVEWLPGKDFCLLSEEWPAIMTGDIPVIYPYVMDGMGEGMQAKRRGNAVIIDHLIPPVISAGLYGNYSVLSSEITTYQTSTTESESLKQSHLQEIIDLVVDLGIDEQVNMNLSQDNETIDAFLEEVDDVLSDLKGQSMPYGLHILGEAPQGDKLVGMVNSMLGDDFSTQVSVYNNSENASTDLLSKVLLENMSSSEAQMQVLGTTSADMDVQLNTALNYTELLIESENEIRQILRAMDGEYIAANIGGDPVLRPETLPSGRNFYAFDEQLLPTKQAWEEGKVLVDQWLAEYYAENGEYPTKVGYILWAGESTRHEGIMESQIFYLLGVEPVWDDGNEVTGIQLINSSELGRPRIDVIVQISGLYRDTFPMKVELIDQAVRLAYEQDEQDNYVRMNTDALQAVFDQNIQDVNLSRDIALFRIFGPADGAYGTGMANAASASDTWSNSTELAELYIDRMSYVYGENIWGQTIADYIEQQTGQAIDVDSSLVFESNLDGTQAIFHSRSSSTYGSMDTDDFYQYMGGLYNAIKYISGIAPDTYVVDLQDLDDLQIETLQNYIANELYARYFNPAWITGMQEHGFEGAKEMESFMENLWGWEAMGSEFISDDVWDKVYGTYMADAELSEWIQNNNAYAYQAMNARMIETIRKGNWEPSEEVLNSLVKEYAESVVADGVTCCHHTCGNPLLDEFVQGVMSVPGVVDEQTAATYKNIMDKATSEPVKQSTSSHSSSSGSSGPKLEITNQATDPTSNQTMESQIGAGEDLSVQAPRSTPENYVEGYEMTKETVSQPESSSNKFSGSDVVAFLLVAGAVGAVFIGFMRKRRM